In one window of Deltaproteobacteria bacterium DNA:
- a CDS encoding HEPN domain-containing protein, whose translation MGYGVAGLGFLDRWDSGVGAQILVIPDQLATIKVLLSKLWRGFRVTTLDTKKISELVTYWVHSASEDLATAEDIIAKTSRYVSGLFFLHLSLEKILKALYVKLHSTHAPFTHNLLSLLEKNQIQPSESDLRIFSEINEFNLEARYPDEKFRLQQIATQQFTSRYLQETKRLSLWISEKLNS comes from the coding sequence CTGGGTTACGGGGTGGCGGGATTAGGTTTTCTGGATCGATGGGATTCCGGCGTTGGGGCGCAGATCCTTGTAATTCCTGATCAGCTTGCTACCATTAAAGTATTATTATCCAAGCTTTGGAGAGGATTCAGGGTGACGACTTTAGATACAAAGAAAATCTCCGAGCTCGTTACTTATTGGGTCCATAGCGCCTCGGAAGATTTGGCTACGGCTGAGGATATCATCGCGAAGACGTCGCGCTACGTCAGCGGGCTTTTTTTTCTCCATCTTTCTCTTGAGAAGATACTGAAAGCTCTTTATGTGAAGCTTCACTCAACTCACGCTCCGTTTACCCACAACTTGTTGTCTCTACTAGAAAAGAATCAGATTCAGCCAAGTGAGTCCGATTTAAGAATTTTTTCAGAGATTAACGAGTTCAACCTAGAAGCACGGTATCCAGACGAGAAATTTCGTCTACAACAAATTGCGACGCAACAATTTACGTCGCGTTACCTGCAGGAAACCAAGAGACTCAGCTTATGGATATCCGAGAAATTAAACAGCTAG
- the rpmG gene encoding 50S ribosomal protein L33, translating to MAKKMNRELIRLVSTADTGYFYTTKRKKGRDKLEIKKFDPVVKKHVVFKEAKIK from the coding sequence ATGGCAAAGAAAATGAACCGCGAGCTGATCCGTCTAGTGTCCACCGCTGACACTGGCTACTTCTACACCACCAAGCGCAAGAAGGGCCGCGACAAGCTCGAGATCAAAAAGTTTGACCCAGTGGTCAAGAAACACGTCGTTTTCAAAGAAGCTAAGATCAAGTAA
- a CDS encoding nucleotidyltransferase domain-containing protein, which yields MDIREIKQLAVALRAALRDQNIHADCIVLYGSHAENRAGTHSDIDLAVISRDYGKDRFSEGSTLSRIAVQVHPDIEAVPVGLRDYLAPTTISPILHEIKTKGTPLI from the coding sequence ATGGATATCCGAGAAATTAAACAGCTAGCCGTGGCTCTGAGAGCGGCTCTGCGAGATCAAAATATCCACGCCGACTGTATTGTGCTTTACGGTTCCCATGCAGAAAATCGCGCTGGAACGCATAGCGACATCGATCTTGCCGTCATTTCTCGTGATTACGGTAAAGATCGGTTTAGCGAAGGTAGTACGCTAAGTCGTATTGCCGTTCAGGTTCATCCTGACATTGAGGCAGTACCAGTGGGACTTAGAGACTATCTCGCTCCCACAACCATTTCTCCGATCCTGCACGAGATCAAGACTAAAGGGACGCCGTTGATCTAG
- a CDS encoding S1 family peptidase — MLASRVSHHYLRLLASTSVVTMAFGLGGCRYLKDRLKMGSDIKVIGGDKDYEHNPGVIGILVKSSQGTSVCTASVVREDLIVTAAHCLVDKEATEVLPFFNLTLGDKDPFRSRQLASNQFIPEPSYDKTDVASSYDSDIAFVVFPKGTFKDYPHLKFAEKAAAVSDPVTLVGYGQIVIQDKKSNPDLKRYLGTNQIKDIKADAGGTIWLDTKVASAITAGIGQGDSGGPLLNAAGEIIAIAHANDFRTPDGTDKPTNDHITAKNPLASIYTNLTQAKGSEFIKKIMATSDPKPAVPAEPKAPVLISKADALKCKDNKFCKDGWGWLSSGESDCTDTAAGWVADQKGCSCDCE, encoded by the coding sequence ATGCTTGCATCACGTGTAAGTCATCACTACTTAAGACTTTTAGCATCCACTTCCGTAGTGACCATGGCTTTTGGGCTCGGCGGCTGTCGCTATCTGAAAGACAGACTCAAGATGGGATCCGACATCAAGGTCATCGGGGGCGACAAGGACTACGAGCATAACCCCGGTGTGATCGGGATCCTCGTTAAAAGCAGTCAGGGTACTTCGGTCTGCACGGCCTCCGTTGTGCGTGAAGACTTGATCGTCACTGCGGCCCACTGCCTGGTCGATAAGGAGGCCACGGAGGTACTTCCCTTCTTCAACCTAACTCTGGGCGATAAAGACCCATTCCGCAGTCGGCAGTTGGCCAGTAATCAGTTCATACCAGAGCCCAGCTACGACAAAACCGATGTCGCTTCGAGCTATGACAGTGACATAGCTTTCGTGGTTTTTCCGAAGGGGACGTTTAAGGACTATCCGCACCTTAAGTTTGCGGAAAAGGCAGCGGCTGTGTCCGACCCAGTCACTTTAGTCGGCTACGGACAGATTGTCATACAAGACAAAAAATCGAATCCTGACCTAAAACGCTACCTCGGCACCAATCAAATCAAAGATATCAAAGCTGATGCCGGGGGCACGATCTGGCTCGACACCAAAGTGGCCAGTGCGATCACGGCCGGGATAGGACAAGGTGATTCGGGAGGCCCACTGCTCAACGCTGCCGGAGAAATTATTGCTATTGCTCACGCCAATGATTTCAGAACCCCCGACGGCACCGACAAGCCCACCAACGATCACATCACCGCCAAAAATCCACTGGCGAGCATCTACACCAATCTGACACAGGCTAAGGGTAGCGAGTTTATCAAGAAGATTATGGCGACGTCGGATCCTAAACCAGCCGTACCAGCAGAACCGAAAGCGCCCGTACTGATTAGCAAGGCTGATGCCCTCAAATGCAAAGATAATAAATTTTGCAAAGATGGCTGGGGCTGGCTCAGCAGCGGCGAATCTGACTGCACGGACACGGCTGCGGGATGGGTGGCAGACCAAAAGGGCTGCAGTTGCGACTGCGAATAA
- a CDS encoding TIGR02450 family Trp-rich protein, whose amino-acid sequence MTKRRQLPSKAFTINAPWTALVPVSGWRHYRISATIPASRSDTKLPMIEMMAVCDRAVRFWLSKQELVADLNWVTGWRD is encoded by the coding sequence ATGACTAAACGACGCCAGCTCCCGTCAAAAGCTTTCACCATTAATGCCCCCTGGACAGCGCTGGTCCCGGTGAGTGGCTGGCGTCATTACCGCATCAGCGCCACCATCCCGGCCTCACGTAGCGATACCAAGCTGCCCATGATTGAGATGATGGCCGTGTGTGACCGCGCCGTCAGATTTTGGCTGAGTAAACAGGAGTTGGTGGCGGATTTAAACTGGGTTACGGGGTGGCGGGATTAG